Within the Malaclemys terrapin pileata isolate rMalTer1 chromosome 24, rMalTer1.hap1, whole genome shotgun sequence genome, the region CATATTACTTCATCTCATTACTTAAAACTCCATTGTATTTAACTGGAGCGAGAAAGGACACAGCAATGCAAGAAACCAGGAAAGAATTCTGATTTGGCTAGGAAATTAACGAatagaaatgtgtgtgtatgtatgtggcaGGGGGATTTGAAGGATGTGACAGAGGTAAATTTGTTTGTAATACCtgatcctctcccctcccaccaatACCTGGAACATGCCCTCCTCTTCACTGTCTTGCCCTTGACTTTTCGTTGCCACCTTGGAAGTTTTGGCCTCAGTTTTTGGTCTTTTCTCTGGCTTGGACGgcatctctttttttcttttctgtaaagAAGAGGTCACAATTAGACAGCTCCCCACCCTCTTGTGATTAGTCTAGTTCTCAAGCCTATGCGGCTTCTAGATAGTTCAAATGATGGGACTTACACACATTTCATGAGATGGGATCTCATGATAAGTCACTCAAAGCCCCTTCAGCAAGACATACTAACTGCAATAATACTAACACGGCACTCTACTGTTAACTACACTAGCAACCAGCAGTACTTGAGCTAAACCTGTCTGCAACCTCTGAAAACTAGACTGCAGCTAGTAGAGCGGGACCAAACTATTAATAATTACATTAAAACTACACTAAAGGAACATCCAGGCTGTAAAGTCAAGCCCTGAAAAGTTAAGAAGTGCTAGAAATAAAGTTGTTTGTGTGACCTTCACTTGCTGCATTACGATACAGGCTTTACAAGGCTGAAAGCCATTCAGATCTAGAAAGCAAGGTGGGAAATTACTCTTCCGTTCAcctgctaaaagaacaggagtacttgtggcactttagagactaacaaatttattagagcataagcttttgtgggctacagcccacttcttcggatgcatatagaatggaacatttaTATCACCTGCTGTGACTTTTcaagtaacattaaaaaaaacccaaagcctcTTCTGCTCTGCATGGATGCAAAAGATTGATCCCATGGCATTTGTAAGCATAGGGTTTGCCACAGTGCCAAGGAGCACCCTAACTTGCACAGTGGCATGACATGGGAAGGACACTTAGTTGCCGACTTTCACCCCAGAGCTTGCTTATGACAATGATGCCCACTAAGTGAGCACGCTGGAATTCAGGTTATTGTTTGCATGACCTCAGAGGATTAACTGAAGCACCTAGAACATTGCTACTTTTTCCCCACTGGAGGGACGTATGTATAGGAGGGGAATACCTGATGTGTGGGAGCAAAGTCAGTCTCATTCCCCAGCTACTGTATACCAATACCTTTTCATTCTCAGCATCAGATCCACTGTCTGAAGTGGTTGTTTCCACAAGCTCCTTGGACTTGGGCATTCTGGAAGACAAACACCGAAGAAGCAGGCTGAACCTTTCACCTTCAACCCCACGCTCAACATTTATAGCAAAATAACCCCCTCCTCATGCTACAGATTTTTAGCTGCTGGCACAGATAGCTTGCTCCTCCCTCTGACAGCAGAGTCACTAGGCTTAACTTCATGTGGAGTAAATGACACAGAATCATAACAATGGGATCCCTGCTCCAGTTCCAGTCATCTAAATGGGCAATTCAGTCTTCAGCAGTTGTCTCGGAACAACGATTAAATCAGATGTCCTGTTCTAAAGCCACATAACATGGAAGTTGGGCAAGAAAAAGAGAGATAAGAAAATACAACACTCCTTAGATCTCCCCAAGATTTCAGCATCTCTCCAATATTTCTAAGGTGCCCATCACTGCAACAGTCACCTACTCTGAGATGCAGAGTAAGAACTCCGCAGTCATTGCTGTGGGCAAGGAATAGTTCAAGGGATTTTTGCCCAGGCTCCATACCACAAGGAGGCTTGAACTGAGGCTAGCTGGGGTGAAAGAAACTTCGGTGGCTCTGTGCTAATGGACACCcgttacagaaccagacagaaggaagtggggaaaggaaagaaaacgAGGGAGGAGGGTTGGAAAACTCCACGTGCTGTGGACAAGCCATGGGGAACTGGCAGTCTGAGATCCCCAAGCCCAAATCGGATCCAATAAGTAGGAGGATGAGCAGCGGGGTTTCACGGGGAGGGGGGTATTAAAGCAGGTCCCCAAAGCTGCTCTTTGAGGGGGGTGAACACTGTCTCCGAAGCTGTGAGCAGCAGACACAAGATGGTCACTTCAGCGTAGAAGGTGGATGGGACGAGTGTGGGAGCGCCCCCAgaaaggagaggggcagcaggaggagaaggTGGGGATTGAAAACTCTGCTGCCCTTCAGCAAGCCTTGCCCGTCCTTCCAAAGGGAGCGAGAGCAGGATCCGAAGAGGCCAGGGGTccccagaagggaccatgctAGCACTGGGAGGGGATCCCTGTATGAGGGGTAGGGCACACAGCCCCTTCTTACAGCAATGCCTAGAGATCCCCAGGAACCTGGGGCATGACAGGCAGCAACTCCAGGGATTGGGAGCCAGGGGAAGAATATTGGGGAGGAGGCTGAGGTAGAAGAGACAGGGGACACAGTGGGggcactgagggaggggggcagacaTGGAGGGATCCAGGGCAGGGGAGCCAGGGGGACTTTTGATGGAGACCAGGGGGAGTTGGGGTGCTGTGGACAGGGGCCA harbors:
- the LOC128828695 gene encoding activated RNA polymerase II transcriptional coactivator p15-like, with the translated sequence MPKSKELVETTTSDSGSDAENEKKRKKEMPSKPEKRPKTEAKTSKVATKSQGQDSEEEGMFQIGKMRYVRVSCFKGKVLVDIREFYIDKEGDTKPGRKGIALSAEQWNHLKEIIPDIDAAVKKF